From a region of the Labilithrix sp. genome:
- a CDS encoding DUF4433 domain-containing protein has product MENVPSILAHGGLWSDSQRIAKNLLTTNIGYSHIKQRRLNRPVTAGSGGRLGDYVPFNFCPRSVMLLVVSRGHQDSPLGGRTRSLEGDVGAAATRASSRSPS; this is encoded by the coding sequence GTGGAGAACGTGCCGAGCATCCTCGCGCACGGCGGCCTCTGGTCGGACTCGCAGCGCATCGCGAAGAACCTCCTCACGACGAACATCGGCTACTCGCACATCAAGCAGCGTCGGCTGAATCGTCCCGTCACGGCGGGCTCGGGTGGCAGGCTCGGGGACTACGTTCCGTTCAACTTCTGCCCGCGCTCGGTGATGCTCCTCGTTGTATCACGGGGACACCAAGACTCGCCCCTGGGCGGACGAACGAGATCACTCGAGGGCGATGTGGGCGCGGCGGCTACCCGTGCTTCTTCGCGAAGTCCTTCATGA
- the fmt gene encoding methionyl-tRNA formyltransferase: MTFRAVFFGTPQFAVPCLDALAEIAEVTAVVCQPDRPQGRGLELHAPPVKERALALGITVHQPTKVRTGELARWLKEQGADVALVVAYGRILPKDVLDAPRLGCVNVHASLLPKLRGAAPITWAVVRGEPETGITLMKMDEGMDTGPMLELFRTPIDPDETAGELSERLAAMGALAVRKGLPKYVAGEYVPIAQNDAEHTVAPMLKKEDGRIDFTKHARAVHDHVRGMSPWPGAFTTARGKTLKVHATRVTDTPAAATSAAPGTVVLADKSRVVVACGARAVELARVQLEGKKPVSASDWYSGRGVIEGDVLGAAI, from the coding sequence ATGACGTTCCGCGCGGTCTTCTTCGGGACGCCGCAGTTCGCGGTCCCCTGCCTCGACGCCCTCGCCGAGATCGCGGAGGTGACCGCGGTCGTCTGCCAGCCCGATCGGCCGCAGGGGCGCGGGCTCGAGCTGCACGCGCCGCCGGTGAAGGAGCGCGCGCTCGCGCTGGGGATCACGGTGCATCAGCCGACGAAGGTGCGCACTGGCGAGCTCGCGCGATGGCTGAAGGAGCAAGGCGCCGACGTCGCGCTCGTCGTCGCGTACGGCCGCATCCTCCCGAAGGACGTGCTCGACGCGCCGCGCCTCGGCTGCGTGAACGTGCACGCTTCGCTGCTCCCGAAGCTGCGCGGCGCGGCGCCGATCACGTGGGCGGTCGTCCGCGGCGAGCCGGAGACCGGTATCACGCTGATGAAGATGGACGAAGGCATGGACACCGGGCCGATGCTCGAGCTGTTCCGCACGCCGATCGATCCCGACGAGACGGCGGGCGAGCTCTCGGAGCGCCTCGCCGCGATGGGCGCGCTCGCGGTGCGGAAGGGCCTGCCGAAATACGTCGCCGGCGAGTACGTCCCGATCGCGCAGAACGACGCCGAGCACACCGTCGCGCCGATGCTGAAGAAGGAGGACGGGCGCATCGACTTCACGAAGCACGCGCGCGCGGTCCACGACCACGTGCGCGGGATGAGCCCATGGCCCGGCGCCTTCACCACCGCGCGCGGAAAAACGTTGAAGGTGCACGCGACGCGCGTGACCGACACGCCCGCTGCGGCGACGAGCGCGGCGCCTGGGACCGTCGTCCTCGCGGACAAGAGTCGCGTCGTCGTCGCGTGCGGCGCGCGCGCCGTCGAGCTCGCGCGCGTGCAGCTCGAGGGCAAGAAGCCGGTCAGCGCGAGCGACTGGTACTCGGGCCGCGGCGTGATCGAAGGCGACGTCCTCGGCGCGGCGATCTGA
- a CDS encoding Fpg/Nei family DNA glycosylase, with translation MPEGDSIWNLAAKLQPLVGREVVAFTARKLPAADTKSLVGRTVTKVEARGKNLLIRFDDERVLHVHLRMEGRLFAERPRSAFYRPRTTEPDLRLAVRGVRAIVGTKLPVLRVLRPKQAARADDLASLGPDLCDPSWDAAEALRRFRALGDRAIADALLVQRAAAGIGNVYKSEVCFLERVAPAAMLSAVSDDVLLALLRRASALLRQNLRPGPRTTRAALRGPRLWVYNRAHRPCFECGTPIQRFMQGPSPGRSTYWCPRCQPLASPA, from the coding sequence ATGCCTGAGGGCGACTCGATCTGGAACCTCGCGGCGAAGCTCCAGCCGCTCGTCGGACGCGAGGTCGTCGCCTTCACCGCGCGAAAGCTCCCCGCCGCCGACACGAAGTCGCTCGTCGGCCGCACGGTGACGAAGGTCGAAGCCCGCGGCAAGAACCTGCTCATCCGCTTCGACGACGAGCGCGTCTTGCACGTCCACCTCCGCATGGAAGGCCGCCTCTTCGCCGAACGCCCCCGCTCCGCGTTCTACCGTCCGCGCACGACCGAGCCCGACCTGCGCCTCGCCGTGCGCGGCGTCCGCGCGATCGTCGGCACCAAGCTCCCGGTCCTCCGCGTCCTCCGCCCGAAGCAGGCCGCGCGCGCGGACGACCTCGCGTCGCTCGGCCCCGATCTCTGCGACCCGAGCTGGGACGCGGCCGAGGCGCTGCGACGCTTCCGCGCGCTCGGCGACCGCGCGATCGCCGACGCGCTCCTCGTCCAGCGCGCCGCGGCGGGGATCGGCAACGTCTACAAGTCCGAGGTCTGCTTCCTCGAGCGCGTCGCGCCGGCGGCGATGCTCTCCGCCGTGAGCGACGACGTCCTCCTCGCGCTCTTGCGCCGCGCGAGCGCGCTCCTCCGCCAGAACCTCCGCCCCGGACCGCGCACCACGCGCGCGGCGCTCCGCGGCCCGCGCCTCTGGGTCTACAATCGAGCGCACAGGCCCTGCTTCGAGTGCGGGACCCCGATCCAGCGCTTCATGCAAGGTCCGTCTCCCGGCCGCTCCACCTACTGGTGCCCTCGTTGTCAGCCTCTCGCCTCGCCCGCCTGA
- a CDS encoding thiamine-monophosphate kinase produces the protein MRTEAERVALLAACFGQPASGVGIGDDAAVLEPVGERLVWTVDAQVEGTHFRRAWLSWEDVGWRSFMAAASDLAAMHAAPLAALSSLVLAPSVGDDDLAALAAGQAAAAKAIGAVVVGGNLARGTETSITTTLLGRTAHPVLRSGAREGDGVWLAGRVGFAATGLAVLARGALARGALARGALERGVFEGPRFAECVAAWRRPRALVGLSLAGASAAVDISDGLARDAAHVADASGVTIAIDSSTLTLPPRVGSEPRVGSEPRVGGEPRVGGEPLDLAIAGGEDYALLATSAGPLAGFTRIGTVLARGAAAVLVDGAPPRAKGFDHFESK, from the coding sequence GTGAGAACGGAGGCCGAGCGCGTCGCGCTCCTCGCGGCATGTTTCGGTCAGCCCGCGAGCGGCGTCGGCATCGGCGACGACGCGGCGGTCCTCGAGCCGGTCGGCGAGCGGCTCGTGTGGACGGTCGACGCGCAGGTCGAGGGCACGCACTTCCGCCGCGCGTGGCTCTCGTGGGAGGACGTCGGCTGGCGCAGCTTCATGGCGGCCGCGAGCGACCTCGCCGCGATGCACGCGGCTCCGCTCGCCGCGCTGTCGTCGCTCGTCCTCGCGCCGTCGGTCGGCGACGACGACCTCGCCGCCCTCGCCGCGGGGCAGGCCGCGGCGGCGAAGGCGATCGGCGCCGTCGTCGTCGGCGGCAACCTCGCGCGCGGCACCGAGACCTCGATCACGACGACGCTCCTCGGCCGGACCGCGCACCCGGTGCTGCGGAGCGGCGCGCGCGAAGGCGACGGCGTGTGGCTCGCAGGCCGCGTGGGCTTCGCCGCGACGGGGCTCGCCGTCCTCGCGCGCGGCGCCCTCGCGCGCGGCGCCCTCGCGCGTGGCGCCCTCGAGCGCGGCGTCTTCGAGGGTCCTCGCTTCGCCGAGTGCGTCGCGGCGTGGCGCCGGCCGCGCGCGCTCGTCGGCCTCTCGCTCGCCGGCGCGTCGGCCGCGGTCGACATCTCGGACGGCCTCGCCCGCGACGCCGCGCACGTCGCCGACGCGAGCGGAGTCACGATCGCGATCGATTCCTCGACGCTCACGCTCCCGCCACGCGTCGGGAGCGAGCCACGCGTCGGGAGCGAGCCGCGTGTTGGGGGCGAGCCGCGTGTTGGGGGCGAGCCGCTCGACCTCGCGATCGCTGGCGGGGAGGACTATGCGCTCCTCGCGACGAGCGCGGGGCCGCTCGCGGGCTTCACGCGCATCGGCACCGTCCTCGCGCGCGGGGCCGCGGCGGTGCTGGTGGACGGCGCGCCGCCGCGGGCCAAGGGCTTCGATCACTTCGAGAGCAAGTAA
- the serC gene encoding 3-phosphoserine/phosphohydroxythreonine transaminase, which translates to MSRVMNFNAGPAALPLAALERAREELLDFEGSGMSVMEHSHRGKVYEKVHHEATALVAKHLGTPLDTWDVLFVQGGASQAFAQIPMNFLEAGKTADYVVNGAWGEKAVAEAKTIKAIGGGEPHVAHSTKGADKSYTRVSKQSEIQPSKGAAFFHLTSNETIHGVEYALGAETPFPTTEAGVPVVIDMSSDILGRRVDASKFDLVYAGAQKNIGPSGVTIVALKKELTAKGRKDIPTIFQYRTAAENQSLYNTPPTFGIYLVRNTLGWLESLGGVEGVEKRNREKAKHIYDAIDGSGGFYRCPVEPASRSIMNVVWRCPNEGLEETFVKEATAAKMIGLKGHRAVGGLRASIYNAVEPAWCEALASFMKDFAKKHG; encoded by the coding sequence ATGAGCCGCGTGATGAACTTCAACGCCGGGCCCGCTGCACTCCCTCTCGCCGCGCTCGAGCGCGCTCGCGAGGAGCTCCTCGACTTCGAGGGCTCCGGCATGAGCGTGATGGAGCACTCCCATCGCGGGAAGGTCTACGAGAAGGTGCATCACGAGGCGACCGCCCTCGTCGCGAAACACCTCGGCACCCCGCTCGACACGTGGGACGTCCTCTTCGTGCAGGGCGGCGCCTCGCAGGCCTTCGCCCAGATCCCGATGAACTTCCTCGAGGCGGGGAAGACGGCGGACTACGTCGTCAACGGCGCGTGGGGCGAGAAGGCCGTCGCCGAGGCGAAGACGATCAAGGCGATCGGCGGGGGCGAGCCTCACGTCGCGCACTCGACCAAGGGCGCGGACAAGAGCTACACCCGCGTGTCGAAGCAGTCGGAGATCCAGCCGTCGAAGGGGGCCGCGTTCTTCCACCTCACGAGCAACGAGACGATCCACGGCGTCGAGTACGCGCTCGGCGCGGAGACGCCGTTCCCCACCACCGAGGCCGGCGTGCCGGTCGTGATCGACATGTCGAGCGACATCCTCGGGCGCCGCGTCGACGCGTCGAAATTCGATCTCGTCTACGCCGGCGCGCAGAAGAACATCGGACCGTCCGGCGTCACGATCGTCGCGCTCAAGAAGGAGCTCACGGCGAAGGGGCGGAAGGACATCCCGACCATCTTCCAGTACCGCACCGCGGCCGAGAACCAGTCGCTCTACAACACCCCGCCGACGTTCGGCATCTACCTCGTTCGCAACACGCTCGGGTGGCTCGAGTCGCTCGGCGGCGTCGAGGGCGTCGAGAAGCGGAACCGCGAGAAGGCGAAGCACATCTACGACGCGATCGACGGCTCGGGCGGCTTCTACAGGTGCCCGGTCGAGCCCGCCTCGCGCTCGATCATGAACGTCGTCTGGCGCTGCCCGAACGAGGGGCTCGAGGAGACCTTCGTGAAGGAGGCGACGGCGGCGAAGATGATCGGCCTCAAGGGTCACCGCGCGGTCGGCGGCCTCCGCGCGTCGATCTACAACGCGGTCGAGCCGGCCTGGTGCGAGGCGCTCGCGTCCTTCATGAAGGACTTCGCGAAGAAGCACGGGTAG
- a CDS encoding DEAD/DEAH box helicase: MARSAKARPAVDPLGGFHEASRSWFRAALGEPTLAQAMAWPHIAAGKTTLLLAPTGSGKTLAAFFSAIDRLANAPEPEPKKRLKVLYVSPLKALAVDVERNLRAPIVGVAAAAGRLGAPMRQLEVAVRTGDTPAADRTKMLRAPPDVLITTPESLYLLLTSSQREILTSIETVIIDEIHQMAASKRGAHLFLSLERLEALRRGVGVDVPLQRVGLSATQRPLEEIAKLLGGAEARGKKVTPRPVEIVDASAKKTLSITVEVPPPLPPVLEELRGPLDDLEEEEDQRSIWPQVHARLVERVRMARSTMIFVNSRRLAERLATALNETAGEEIALAHHGSVAKETRRATEERLKAGNLPCIVATSSLELGIDMGAVDQVIQVEAPPSIASGIQRIGRASHHVGGVPSGVLVPKHKHDLLACAAAATGIEDGDVETTYFARNPLDVLAQQIVAIAAIGLAGRSGAKRSARKKKREDEHVVTDVEALWDLVRGAAPFADLPRSSFDGVLDMLAGRYPSDEFADLRPRITWDRTAGTIAPRAGAQRLAILNGGTIPDRGLYGVFLKDDASADGEVAKGSSKGKTSRRVGELDEEMVFELREGEVFLLGASSWRAEEITRDRVLVTPAAGIPGKMPFWHGDRAGRTVAFGARIGKLTRRIAEARGGAIDLLRTEHHLDGRAANDLVAYVAEEVKTAGAVPSDKTIVVERVPDELGDLRICVLTPFGARVHAPWAMAALARLREERAGDIEAVWSDDGMVFRVPGGESAPPTELLLPSSEEIEDIVTRELAGSSLFAARFRESAARALLLPRQSIGKRTPLWAQRKRSADLLAVASQYPAFPIVLETYREVLRDAFDLPGLVELLRAVEARKIRVVTVDAPAPSPFASSLLFAFVGNFIYDEDAPAAERRAQALTIDHAQLRELLGEVELRKLLDPEVVLEHERMLQRLEWPLKHADAVHDVLLWLGDLSEEELAARSAEREWIDDLVRAKRVVRVRLAGEARVVAVEDVARYRDALGIVPERGLPAVFLEPTEGALASLAGRWARTHGPFTAEALAARWGIGEAAIVTALEALVTRGKLTTGAFLPLPAGARADAPPEYVDVEVLRALKQKTLARLRKAIEPVAPEAFARFLVAWQGAEGGSRGDPSSVLLKVITQLEGCPIPFSVLEREVLPARVPGFRPHHLDQLFATGEVVWAGVSPIGSTDGRIALYLTEREALLAAPRIDEPPSGPLHVALRDLFARRGAVFFAEIARTIGGYPRDVLDALWDLVWSGEVTNDALEPLRSLARSGGDDVSGRQRRHRFLRSRGGLPGSEGRWSLRSSRWAETPSPTERAAAISRALLERYGVVLREAAAAEGLPGGFSYVYDVYRAMEEQGRLHRGYFVAGRGATQFALPGAEERLRSARRAEDDEPRPVVLAATDPANPYGGLLPWPAARGRTAQRAPGARVVLQEGRLLAWIAKSGRHVATFFAEDEPARSQDAHRLARVLAEQVRVIVLDTIDGEPARDSPFAPLFAEHGFARRQGELVRIPETTKSFGRARLGARPDVGIDFDFGAEDAEDETASDDDATSFDTDFEALDA; the protein is encoded by the coding sequence ATGGCGAGGTCCGCCAAAGCTCGGCCGGCGGTGGATCCGCTCGGCGGGTTCCACGAGGCGTCGCGCTCGTGGTTCCGCGCCGCGCTCGGGGAGCCGACGCTCGCGCAGGCGATGGCGTGGCCGCACATCGCGGCGGGGAAGACCACGCTCCTGCTCGCGCCGACCGGATCGGGCAAGACGCTCGCCGCGTTCTTCTCCGCGATCGATCGGCTCGCCAACGCGCCCGAGCCCGAGCCGAAGAAGCGGCTCAAGGTCCTCTACGTCTCGCCGCTCAAGGCGCTCGCGGTCGACGTCGAGCGGAACCTGCGCGCGCCGATCGTCGGCGTCGCCGCGGCCGCGGGCCGGCTCGGCGCTCCGATGCGGCAGCTCGAGGTCGCGGTGCGCACCGGCGACACGCCCGCCGCGGATCGCACGAAGATGCTGCGCGCGCCGCCGGACGTGCTCATCACGACGCCGGAGTCGCTCTACTTGCTGCTCACCTCGTCGCAGCGCGAGATCCTCACGTCGATCGAGACCGTCATCATCGACGAGATCCACCAGATGGCCGCGAGCAAGCGCGGCGCGCACCTCTTCCTCTCGCTCGAGAGGCTCGAGGCGCTGCGGCGCGGCGTGGGCGTCGACGTGCCGCTCCAGCGCGTGGGGCTCTCCGCGACGCAGCGGCCGCTCGAGGAGATCGCGAAGCTCCTCGGCGGCGCGGAGGCGCGCGGGAAGAAGGTGACGCCGCGGCCGGTGGAGATCGTCGACGCGTCGGCGAAGAAGACGCTGTCGATCACGGTCGAGGTCCCGCCGCCGCTGCCGCCGGTGCTGGAGGAGCTGCGCGGACCGCTCGACGACCTGGAGGAAGAGGAGGATCAGCGGAGCATCTGGCCGCAGGTGCACGCGCGGCTCGTCGAGCGCGTGCGGATGGCGCGGTCGACGATGATCTTCGTCAACAGCCGCCGCCTCGCGGAGCGCCTCGCGACCGCGCTCAACGAGACCGCGGGCGAGGAGATCGCGCTCGCGCACCACGGCTCGGTCGCGAAGGAGACGCGGCGCGCGACGGAGGAGCGGCTCAAGGCCGGCAACCTGCCGTGCATCGTCGCGACGTCGAGCCTCGAGCTCGGGATCGACATGGGCGCGGTCGATCAGGTCATCCAGGTCGAGGCGCCGCCGTCGATCGCCTCCGGCATCCAGCGCATCGGCCGCGCGAGCCACCACGTCGGCGGCGTGCCCTCCGGCGTGCTCGTCCCGAAGCACAAGCACGACCTCCTCGCCTGCGCCGCCGCCGCGACCGGGATCGAGGACGGCGACGTCGAGACCACCTACTTCGCGCGGAACCCGCTCGACGTGCTCGCGCAGCAGATCGTCGCGATCGCGGCGATCGGGCTGGCGGGACGGAGCGGCGCGAAGCGAAGCGCGCGGAAGAAGAAGCGCGAGGACGAGCACGTCGTCACCGACGTCGAGGCGCTCTGGGACCTCGTGCGCGGCGCGGCGCCGTTCGCGGACCTGCCGCGATCGAGCTTCGACGGCGTGCTCGACATGCTCGCGGGGCGCTACCCGAGCGACGAATTCGCCGACCTCCGCCCGCGCATCACGTGGGACCGCACCGCGGGGACGATCGCACCGCGCGCCGGAGCGCAGCGGCTCGCGATCCTGAACGGCGGCACGATCCCGGACCGCGGGCTCTACGGCGTGTTCCTCAAGGACGACGCAAGCGCCGACGGCGAGGTCGCGAAGGGATCGAGCAAGGGCAAGACGTCGCGCCGCGTCGGCGAGCTCGACGAGGAGATGGTCTTCGAGCTGCGCGAGGGCGAGGTGTTCCTCCTCGGCGCCTCGTCGTGGCGCGCGGAGGAGATCACGCGCGATCGCGTCCTCGTGACGCCGGCGGCCGGCATCCCCGGCAAGATGCCGTTCTGGCACGGCGATCGCGCGGGGCGCACGGTGGCGTTCGGCGCGCGCATCGGGAAGCTCACGCGCCGGATCGCGGAGGCGAGAGGAGGCGCGATCGATCTCCTGAGGACGGAGCATCACCTCGACGGGCGCGCCGCGAACGACCTCGTGGCGTACGTCGCCGAGGAGGTGAAGACGGCGGGCGCGGTCCCGAGCGACAAGACGATCGTGGTAGAGCGGGTGCCGGACGAGCTCGGCGATCTCCGCATCTGCGTGCTGACGCCCTTCGGCGCGCGCGTGCACGCGCCGTGGGCGATGGCGGCGCTCGCGCGCCTGCGCGAGGAGCGCGCCGGCGACATCGAGGCGGTCTGGTCCGACGACGGCATGGTGTTCCGCGTGCCCGGCGGCGAGTCCGCGCCGCCGACGGAGCTCCTGCTCCCGTCGTCGGAGGAGATCGAGGACATCGTCACGCGCGAGCTCGCCGGATCGTCCTTGTTCGCCGCGCGCTTCCGCGAGTCCGCCGCGCGCGCGCTGCTCCTTCCGCGGCAGTCGATCGGCAAGCGCACGCCGCTCTGGGCGCAGCGGAAGCGCTCCGCCGACTTGCTCGCGGTCGCCTCGCAGTACCCCGCGTTCCCGATCGTCCTCGAGACGTACCGCGAGGTGCTGCGCGACGCATTCGATCTGCCCGGCCTCGTGGAGCTCTTGCGCGCGGTCGAGGCACGGAAGATCCGCGTCGTCACGGTGGACGCGCCGGCGCCGTCGCCGTTCGCGTCGTCGCTCCTCTTCGCGTTCGTCGGCAACTTCATCTACGACGAGGACGCCCCCGCGGCGGAGCGGCGCGCGCAGGCGCTGACGATCGATCACGCCCAGCTCCGCGAGCTCCTCGGCGAGGTCGAGCTGCGGAAGCTCCTCGATCCCGAGGTGGTGCTCGAGCACGAACGGATGCTCCAGCGCCTCGAGTGGCCGCTCAAGCACGCCGACGCGGTGCACGACGTGCTCTTGTGGCTCGGCGATCTCTCGGAGGAGGAGCTCGCGGCGCGCAGCGCGGAGCGCGAATGGATCGACGATCTCGTGCGGGCGAAGCGCGTCGTGCGCGTCCGGCTCGCGGGGGAGGCGCGCGTCGTCGCGGTCGAGGACGTCGCGCGCTACCGCGACGCGCTCGGCATCGTCCCGGAGCGCGGCCTCCCCGCGGTCTTCCTCGAGCCGACGGAGGGCGCGCTCGCGAGCCTCGCCGGGCGCTGGGCGCGCACGCACGGGCCCTTCACCGCGGAGGCGCTCGCGGCGCGATGGGGGATCGGCGAGGCCGCGATCGTGACCGCGCTCGAGGCGCTCGTCACGCGCGGCAAGCTCACGACGGGCGCGTTCCTCCCCTTGCCCGCCGGCGCACGCGCCGACGCGCCGCCCGAGTACGTCGACGTGGAGGTGCTGCGCGCGTTGAAGCAGAAGACGCTCGCGCGGCTGCGCAAGGCGATCGAGCCGGTCGCGCCGGAGGCGTTCGCGCGGTTCCTCGTCGCGTGGCAAGGCGCGGAGGGCGGCTCGCGTGGCGATCCGAGCAGCGTGCTGCTCAAGGTCATCACACAACTGGAAGGTTGCCCGATCCCCTTCTCGGTCCTCGAGCGCGAGGTGCTGCCCGCGCGCGTGCCTGGTTTCCGCCCGCACCACCTCGATCAGCTCTTCGCGACCGGCGAGGTGGTGTGGGCCGGCGTGTCGCCGATCGGATCGACCGACGGACGCATCGCGCTCTACCTCACCGAGCGCGAGGCGTTGCTCGCCGCGCCGCGGATCGACGAGCCGCCGTCGGGCCCCCTCCACGTCGCGCTCCGCGATCTCTTCGCGCGCCGCGGCGCCGTGTTCTTCGCCGAGATCGCGCGCACGATCGGCGGCTATCCGCGCGACGTCCTCGACGCGCTCTGGGACCTCGTGTGGAGCGGCGAGGTCACGAACGACGCGCTCGAGCCGCTCCGCAGCCTCGCGCGGAGCGGGGGCGACGACGTGAGCGGGCGCCAGCGCCGCCACCGCTTCCTGCGCTCGCGCGGCGGGCTGCCCGGCTCCGAAGGCCGATGGTCGCTCCGCTCCTCGCGCTGGGCGGAGACGCCATCGCCGACCGAGCGCGCGGCCGCGATCTCGCGCGCGCTGCTCGAGCGCTACGGCGTCGTGCTGCGTGAGGCCGCCGCCGCGGAGGGCCTCCCCGGCGGCTTCTCGTACGTCTACGACGTCTACCGCGCGATGGAGGAGCAAGGCCGCCTCCATCGCGGCTACTTCGTCGCCGGCCGCGGCGCGACCCAGTTCGCGCTCCCCGGCGCAGAGGAGCGCCTCCGTAGCGCGCGCCGCGCCGAAGACGACGAGCCGCGCCCCGTCGTCCTCGCGGCGACCGATCCGGCGAACCCGTACGGCGGGCTCCTCCCCTGGCCCGCTGCGCGCGGCCGCACCGCGCAGCGCGCGCCCGGTGCGCGGGTCGTCTTGCAGGAAGGGCGGCTCCTCGCGTGGATCGCGAAGAGCGGGCGGCACGTCGCGACGTTCTTCGCGGAGGACGAGCCCGCGCGGTCGCAGGACGCGCATCGGCTCGCGCGCGTGCTCGCCGAGCAGGTGCGCGTGATCGTCCTCGACACGATCGACGGCGAGCCCGCGCGCGACAGCCCGTTCGCGCCGCTCTTCGCGGAGCACGGGTTCGCGCGCCGTCAGGGCGAGCTCGTCCGCATCCCCGAGACGACCAAGTCCTTCGGCCGCGCGCGCCTGGGCGCCCGCCCCGACGTCGGCATCGACTTCGACTTCGGCGCGGAGGACGCGGAGGACGAGACCGCGAGCGACGACGACGCGACGTCGTTCGACACCGACTTCGAAGCGCTCGATGCCTGA
- a CDS encoding PocR ligand-binding domain-containing protein encodes MSAMEENDEDVTADAPIALEDVVDREALDDLCRSMYGLFDIGVRVYSSQGVLLANVAHELDVCRFVNETPGSRAACGQTVSAAKNVDPGESGEVQHTCFTGLAYRIVSLEHEGRRVGRIVLGPYAPDTLKEAAPALAQTDKRLDVVQANERLARVPRIGPVQIVRIGQHLKETLELIIFSSHKAWVTSKMHLYSVRESYRELQEKTVRLEQTLARLKEVDRLKSNFLATMSHELRTPLTSIIGYSEMLAEGIAGPLQGEQEEYVRTIHTKGEQLLRLIMGLLDLSKLESGTMSLRQAPSSISPILKEVMSTLTPVARKKEVELVLDDDAEVCELAADAERLRQVFINLVDNAVKFTPKGGRVSMIARVKDVPAARGDDDDDDDDGMIILVPMMKAVEVRVADTGIGIPASERTKVFDAFYQVDSSSTREYGGTGLGLSIVKRIIDAHGGTVRVEGNDPNGTVFVVTLPSAQTRRAALPSRVPPAPT; translated from the coding sequence ATGAGCGCGATGGAAGAGAACGACGAGGACGTGACCGCCGACGCGCCGATCGCGCTCGAGGACGTCGTCGACCGCGAGGCGCTCGACGACCTTTGCCGCAGCATGTACGGCCTCTTCGACATCGGCGTCCGCGTGTACTCGTCGCAGGGCGTGCTCCTCGCGAACGTCGCGCACGAGCTCGACGTCTGCCGCTTCGTCAACGAGACGCCGGGCTCGCGCGCCGCGTGCGGCCAGACCGTGTCCGCGGCGAAGAACGTCGACCCCGGCGAGAGCGGCGAGGTCCAGCACACCTGCTTCACCGGCCTCGCGTACCGCATCGTCTCGCTCGAGCACGAGGGCCGGCGCGTCGGGCGCATCGTCCTCGGTCCGTACGCGCCGGACACGCTGAAGGAGGCGGCGCCCGCGCTCGCGCAGACCGACAAGCGCCTCGACGTCGTGCAGGCGAACGAGCGCCTCGCGCGCGTCCCGCGGATCGGGCCGGTGCAGATCGTCCGCATCGGCCAGCACCTCAAGGAGACGCTGGAGCTCATCATCTTCTCGAGCCACAAGGCGTGGGTGACGAGCAAGATGCACCTGTACAGCGTGCGCGAGAGCTACCGCGAGCTGCAGGAGAAGACGGTGCGCCTCGAGCAGACCCTCGCGCGCCTCAAGGAGGTCGACCGCCTCAAGTCGAACTTCCTCGCGACGATGAGCCACGAGCTCCGCACGCCGCTCACCTCGATCATCGGCTACAGCGAGATGCTCGCGGAGGGGATCGCGGGCCCGCTCCAGGGTGAGCAAGAGGAGTACGTCCGGACGATCCACACGAAGGGCGAGCAGCTGCTCCGCCTGATCATGGGGCTGCTCGATCTCTCGAAGCTCGAGAGCGGCACGATGAGCCTCCGCCAGGCGCCGTCGAGCATCTCGCCGATCCTGAAGGAGGTCATGTCGACGCTGACGCCGGTCGCGCGGAAGAAGGAGGTCGAGCTCGTGCTCGACGACGACGCGGAGGTCTGCGAGCTCGCCGCGGACGCGGAGCGCCTGCGCCAGGTGTTCATCAACCTCGTCGACAACGCGGTGAAGTTCACGCCGAAGGGCGGCCGCGTCAGCATGATCGCGCGCGTGAAGGACGTGCCCGCGGCGAGGGGCGACGACGACGACGACGACGACGACGGCATGATCATCCTCGTCCCGATGATGAAGGCGGTCGAGGTCCGCGTCGCCGATACCGGCATCGGCATCCCGGCGAGCGAGCGCACCAAGGTGTTCGACGCGTTCTACCAGGTCGACTCGTCGTCGACGCGCGAGTACGGCGGCACCGGCCTCGGCCTCTCGATCGTGAAGCGCATCATCGACGCGCACGGCGGCACCGTGCGCGTCGAGGGCAACGATCCGAACGGCACCGTGTTCGTCGTCACGCTCCCCTCCGCCCAGACGCGCCGCGCCGCGCTGCCCTCTCGCGTGCCGCCCGCCCCGACGTGA